DNA from Mustela lutreola isolate mMusLut2 chromosome 6, mMusLut2.pri, whole genome shotgun sequence:
ATAAAGTCTCTTCCTAGTCACACAAGAAGCGTTGTATTCTCAGATCCTCACTCAGTCTATTTCTAGGGTGACAGCTGTTGGAATGCCTCCCTTGCTTTGTCTGCAATGTTTCCCCCCATCCTTTGCCTCCTCCCCTCTTCTGCCCCAGCTCAATGGGACCCAGGTGGAGTCCGTACAGCTCAAAGTCAGCATTGCCCGCAAACAGCCCATGCTGGACGCTGCCACTGGCAAGTCTGTCTGGGGCTCCCTCGGTAAGAACAGATTCTTCCTCCTTCATCCTATTCCCCACAGCTCACTCCTTCCGTTTGTTCCCCTGCATGTCCCATGATCCCATGGAAGTGATAGAGGCCTGGATCTGTGTGGAGGCTGTGGGAATGGGAATGAGAATTGTCAGGCCTTCTGTCAGTTAGAGGTAGGAgtggacagaaagaaaaggattgAGACAACTCCCAAAGCAGTAACTGGAACAGTGAAGAAAGTAGAATTAAGGGAGGTTGGTGCAGAAGATGAGCATGTCACATAGCTTTGTTCATTTTGAGATGGAGTGTGGTTGGTTTTataaaataagcatttgaaaTTAGAGATCTGGAACTTAACTTGGGTGTTAAGTGAGGAATGAAAATACGGATTAGAGTTCTCTGTATCACAGAGTGGCTGCAAAATGGAAGTATAAGTGTACAGAAGAATTACCAGTCCTGGGCGTGGGGAATATTCAGGAAGCAGCCATTAAAGCCAGAGGATACAacctttgggagaaggggtgtgatCAGCAGTGTCAGGGTACAAAGATACGAGAGAATGGAGGCTGGTTTGGGGGGAGTCAGTCTAGCCCCAGAATGGCAGGAATAGAATCCTTGGAGAAGGGGTGAAGAGAGGGACACGTCTGcatagagaggaaaaagaaagggagggaacagCTTGAGGCCAGAGGAAGATTGCTTTGGGTCAAAGCCACACCCAGAATGGTTCTCCCATTGGGGCCATTAGCATTTCTTAGTTTAGTGCAAATAGCCCACTGTACCTGTTGGCTTTTCTAGCACAGGAGTAGGCAGAAAGGGGTGTTCAGAGCAAGAGTGGCCCTCCAGACGAAAGGAGGGAACAAGAAACAACTAGCATGTCAACAGAGGCCTACGGAGATTTTCTAATGACTTAACATCGTTCATTTGTCTCAGTAATAACATCTGGGATGGTTCTAAGAACTTAAGTTATCTGCATGGGCCACAGTAGCAGGATATGCTCCTTGCCACCGGATGGGTTGGTAGCCCCTGAGGAGGCTAAAGGGAGCCAGGCCATCCTGGCCACCAGAGGGCAGCATTGAAATTGGGCTTCCAAGGGCCAGCAGCCAGGAGGGAGCTGGTCAGACTCGAGTTGTGGCCTCAGTAGTGCTCAGATGCAGTGCTACAAACCTTAACcaatcttttcctccttccctagCTGTCCAGAACAGCCCTAAGGGTTGCCACCGGGACAAGAGGACCCAGATTGTCTACAGCGATGATGTCTACAAGGAAAACCTTGTGGATGGCTTCTAGGGAATGGAGCTGGATTCCGTGTGCCTCATCTGCATCAGCACTGGTCTCAGTAAAACACTGAGGTGGAAGCTCACACATCTTCCTCAGCCTCTGGTTTTTCAGCACTTGGGATGGGGCTTGAGCCTTTAAAAACGGCTGTTAGATTTTATCTCAGTTGTAACACATGGCCAGTGCACggtcccctctcccttcccccaaaagGATCTTGAACACAGGTATTGTCGCATCTGTTTTAATTTGATCTCATACCCCTTTCCAGCAGGAAAGCCCTCACAGAAAATCCAAATCCTCATCTTTGAGTTTGTCCTTGAGCCAGGGCAGCACTTGGAAGAGGTTGACGTGAAAGTCTCGGGCATGCGTCGGCACCTCCTGCCACCGCTTCTGGTTTTTACAAACATCCACGACGCCCCAGCTGATCACACCAATCTGGAGAAGGGGATGCCACAGATCATTTGATAGAGTTCCTTCCTGATCCCAGGAAGCTCAGCAATTCCCAGTTACATCTGAGTTGACCTAGAAGAATTAGACTAGGGACCCAGCTCAGTCCTGGTCTCTCCAGCACACAGGCCAGACACAGGGCCTTAGCCGGCCATTTCAAGGTACAGTTGTAGGAGGCAGGCTTTGCCCTCCTCTTTCCAGCCACACCTCTGGAGCTTTCCTGCTTCAGGGCCCATGCTGACCACTTGGCACCTCCCTACAGACAGGAGAGGAGAAACTCACTTGAATGAAGCGGTTCCTCTTGTGAATAATCAGGGGACCGCCAGAATCACCTACAGGGGAAGAAAAGCTGTAGGAAAAGTGGTTCTTGGGCTTCAGAAACATGCAGCACGACGGAAGGACCTTCTCTTACCTTTGCAAGTATTGGGGTCAGCGTAGGGATCCACCCCTCCAGTGCAAAGGAACCTAGGGGTAACCACCTCAGAGATGTCTTTGACTTTTTCGTAGCCTGGGGCGAATCGAGCATCTCTCTCACAGCTGGCTTTCTATAGGTGAGGAGAAAGCGGTGTTAGATAGAGCATGCTCAGGAAGAAAGGGAGCCTAGAAGACCTGCTTAGAATCCCATCCTCACCTTGTCCCCATTCTTGATGTAGACCTCCTTCCGAACCAGCATCTTCTTGCTGTCTTTGAGTAACTCTGACACAAACATAGCTTTGATATCCTTTGCGGGGAGCAGCTCTTGCACTGGACAGATAGACAGACTGGGTCATTTTCGTTCTTCCTTCTCCCTATCCTCTCCCTATTGCTTTTGTCACTCAGCAAATGTTCTTCAGCCCTTTCCTCTGAGCTAGGGACCAGGCTGGACATCATCTGCTCCCACAGCTCCCCGCCATGCCCCACTTGCTACTTGGTACCACTCCCTTGTGCTACTCTTCCTAAATGTCTTACTCTGTTGCTGGCAAGTGGTTGACAGTGGAAGCCTCAGAGCTTGATTTGTTCTCTCAGTGCAAGGGATACAGATGGGCCTGttaaagagagatggggaaactcAGGGATAGCACATTGGACCTGGCCTAGGCCTGCAGCACCCCCGTGCCTGAACTTTTCTACTCAGCGTTCCAGAGTACTCACCTGACAGTCTGGTCATATGTCAGCTTCTGCCGGAGCTTGATAAGGGCCACATCATAGTCATAAAATTCAttaatgcctttttcttttttcctgttgatGCTATAGTCGGGATGAAATAGGACTTCCTCTATGTCCaaatcctgcctcctccctcctaaGGTAGGAGAATATGTCAGGGCATCCCGTGTCCGCCTAACTCAACTCTGCCCACCCTCAAGTTGTCCAGTGTGCCAGGAGGAAGCTGCTGTGAGGACAGGGGGAGTGGGCTCGCTGCATCCTTACCCACGCTGACCTTGATCGAGTGTGCCTCATCATGCACTGTGAAACAGTGTGCTGCCGTCAGCACGAAGTACTCAGACACCACGGCCCCCATGCAGCTCTCATGTCCTTTCGAAGGGCGCTGGGGACAGAATGGCAGAGGCGAAAGCTCAACTTCCACAAACCCCGCAATCTAACAGGAACATctggcccttcccctgccctcatTCCACCCTGACTTCACCTCCCGTGAGTCTCCGCAACCAGGAAGCTATGCTTACGGTGACAGAGATCTTGGCCTGCCACGGTTGCTTGTGGTAATCAGTGCCTGCCTTGTGCTCCCAAACCATCCCACAGAGCCCCAGCGTCCGGGTCTCATCTAGAAAGAAAGGAACATGTGCTGAAAATCGTGATGCTTCATTTCCAGATGGCAGCAGCCTTTGTGGGAGGGGCATCTATACGTTTATGAGGCGCAGAGGCCCATAAGGAAGGGGAAGATGAGGGCATTTGTTTCCTAACACTGTGAGCAAGGAACCATGGTGGTAGAAAAGGACTTGGAACTAAGAGGTGGGAGACCTGGCAGCTTTTAGGTCTAACTCCAGCTAGTTTGCTGTCCCTAGGCTGTTCTCGGCCTCTTTCCCCACATGTAAAATGACAGACTTGAGGAAGCTCTCTGATGTCAGTCAGAGCTCTGTGATTCTAAGATTAGGAAGTGCATAGTGCCAGGAGACAAGAATGTGACAGAGAAGGAGCAGTGAGAGCCTTCCAAACTGCCAGGGCTTCAGGAGGACAGGCAGTATGAGTGACCTTGGGGGACCTGGGGAGTTTCCTGACCTCTTTACACCCTTCCGATATCTTCCTACCAAGCATTTGGATGAAAACATCTTCCAGGTTTTCCATGTCCTTGACTTTGAATACGTGTTGTTCTTTATCCTTCTTGGAAGCCAAAGCATTGATGTTCTCTTGGTTCACCAGAGGCCCAACCCCAAACACATAGATATCTGAGGGAGAATAAGGGAGGGTGAGTGTCCAGGACCTGGGGACAGGAGCTGAGAAAGCAAGGTACGGGATCCTGGGCAGTAAAACTCACCCAGGTAATCCTCCCGTAGGTTTTTGCGATCCCTCCCAATGTTCAGGAAGTCCCGGATCTCATGAATGACAGAGACTGGGTCCCCACCCATGTTGTGCAAACCTGTAGAAGAGATGGCCCATGAAGGTGGGAGGCAAGTAAAGAAGAGGgtcaaggaaagaaaactggaagTAGTGACACATGGCTAGGTAGGCAGGTTGAGGGGATGGAAGTGACATATCACAAAGAGGCCTAAGAAGGGGTTCCTCCTTGTAAAGGGTCACAGGAGAGATCAACATGGTTGGGGCCCCGAGCAGCACTCAGGGCCCCAACCACAAGTCCAGTGTTATGTGTAGACCAAATGGCCACACGCTGGTACGAAAGGGTCAGGAGTCCAGGGCAGGAGAAGGGTCCCTTCTGACCATCAGTCATGAGGATGATGACATGGCGGGTACGGTTCCAGCTTTCAAGGGCCCTATTCGCTGGCCAGCTCATCATGTTGTATACTTCCTGGAGGGCCTTCTTGGTGTTAGTCCCTCCCTTATGCTTGTGATCTgtggaaagggaagaaatcacCTTGCCTGGCCTTCTAAGTCATCTGTGAACCCTAGAGGCCTATCAACAACTGAAATCCCAcatctttcagctttttgaaCTGTCACCCCAGTGAATTCCCTTTAGCCACAAAGTGACTTCCGCCCCCAATAGGTCCCCAATTACCCATATTCCCCAATGATGAGCCTGCCTGCTCTCCGACCATAGTACAAAGTAGTTTACCCTGCCTTCCCATGTGATCTTACCACTCCTTCCCCACAACAACCCTGAATCTTTTGACCTGACTCCAGAGTAAACCACCCCCAACCACTCCCTTCCCTGACTTCTGACCTTCATAGCTGATTTTGTTGAGTGTCCTTGTGACCCAGTCTGCATCACTGCTGTTTTCATCTCTCACTTTGACCCAAACTTTGGGGTCTGTGGCATATGTCACTAGACCGTATTTTGGCTTTACCCCATAACTTGCCACCTGTGGGTTAGGGGAGCAAGGGGTCATGGCATTGAAAGAATATTGTGGTTGGGAGAGGTGGGCAGCTTCTCTGGGACAGAGAAAATTATAATCAGAAACTCAGGGCTGATTGATCATCCTGAGTTTCAGCTTGGTAATTGGGTTAAAGGTCAACAAACTGCTTCAAGTAAAAGGGAAGAAGGACAGAATAGGATCGGAGGTTTCTGGGACGCTGTGGCTCAGAGGCCTGGAAACATCAGGAAACTAGTCCTGGCAGGGCAGTGAGTTCATATTCAGGGCAGAGGGGGCTTCACCTTCTCAATGAAGTCTCTGAGACAGTTCTTGGCCCTTGTGAAGTTGCCGATCCCAATGCTGTCTGATCCATCCAGCACCAGATAGATGTTCATGGAGCCCGAGGGGTCCAGGACaatcttcctcttcttttgttcCCCTGGGTGCCACCAGAGAAACTCAGGCTCCAGCATGCATGATTCTCCTGCCTCCTCTTCATCCTCCCCCagttccctgcctccctcccttctctgcctccaaaCCTGGGCTGTGCCCATCCTCAGCATCAACTCCTTCTATGGTCTCTGTCAGGGAAGACAGGAAGGCTTCTGCTACCTCTTCAGGAGTGTCATACATGAAGGAGTCTGGGAGAGGTCAGAAATCAGGTCAAATGTTAGGAAGGGTCAGAGACACATTGGCCAGAGTGAGCGGATGGTGGGGTTCTGGAGCCAGAAGGGCTCAGTAGTGAGGAATTTCTATGGGCAGGtttagaagagaggaaggagctgGGCTGTGTTACGGGTAGGAGACAGTGCTCTGGTATACGGACATGAGGATGAAAGGGCAGGATCTGAACCTGAGGGCGTGGATCAAGGGTCACCTTGGCAAGAAGGCTCTGTTCCACTCCAAGAGCCCCCTTCCTGGCATGTTCGCCTCTGGGAGCCACGCAGGGTGAGTCCCCTGCTGCAGTAGTAGGTGACACTGTCTTCAAGGCGGTACTGGCTGCCCACCTTCCTTGTGCCAATGGGGATGCCAGGATTGGGGCAGTACCCCGCTGCAGACATGTGAGACATAGAGGTGAGGACCAAAACCTGAGGCCCGGATGGCACAATAGAGCACAAGAGTTGTGGGGCCAGTTCTTCAGGGTGGAACATGGTCAGGGAGGGGACACCATCACCAGGGAAGGGGATGTTTCTCACCTCCATTGTCACAGATGGCCGTTTGTCCATCCCACCGACCATTTGCTTGGCAGGTGCGGTTGGCGGAGCCCCGGAGAGTATAGCCATCATAGCAGTGGAAAGAGATCTCATCACTCAAATTGTAGTAGGGGGCCCGGGGCCAGTATTCCCCATTCTCAAACTCCTGTGGTCTTGGGCAGCGAATTGCTTTGTGGGAGGGGGACAAGTAGAAATTACTGAAAAGGAAGGGCTTCTCTTGAGAGTATCCCTTCTGGACTAACGGACCCTGTCACAGAGAAAAAATGCCTGTTTGGTCCCACAGAACCAGCGGCTACCCTCAACCCAAGCTTCTTGCTCCCCATTTCTGAGTGTTCTTTTCACTGCCGGGGTGCCCGGCACAGGGCAAATGCTCAGTGAAGATTCacacccttccttctccctccttccctgcttcaGCCCTAAACAGCTCCTGCACTTGCTCAGCTCCCCCTGAGTTCCCCCTGTTTGACCTCAACACAATTCTAATTGCATCCTAGCCTGACGCTTGGCCACCACCTGCTTCACCCCTCCATTGCCCCGTACCCACCCTCACTGCCCTCCAACCTCTGCATTCTGCCTTCTTGACAATCTTTTGGTCTTGGGTCTGCAGGGCACTCCAGGACCCCGTGGATCTGCAGGTGCGGGCCTGCACAGGGTATGGGTAGAAGCCAGAAGGACACACGTACTCCAGTGCCTGGCCCTTCTTGAGAAGATTGAAGAAGCCACCTTTGATCTCTACTCCCTCCAGAGAGCAGGAGCTTTGGGGCCTGACCCCAGGCAATGGCGTTGTACTCCCACCTAAAGAGAAAGGCTAATGAGCCCAGCCTCACAAGGCCAAGGAGGGGTGTTGGGGGTAGCAGGAAGGGGGGGTGGTGACCCTCTCTTACCTCCAGACAAGAGACCCAGCACCAAGGGTATCAGGCAGAGTTGGGGGCTAAGATTGCTCCCCATGGCGATGGAAGGCAGGAGAGAATCTGGGGTTGGGGGCAAGATGGCCTATCCCAGCTTGTGCTGCCTGTCTGCTTGGctcactctcctcactgaaacTTCAGACCTGGGCCTGATCACagtctcttcccctgccccccacaaccTCCAGCCTTTTATGCAATCTGCGTCCTGGCACTTGTGGCCACCCCGCCCATCTGACCCACACCACTTTCCGGAATATCCAAGAGGGAGGGCCCCACTGAGCTGCCagtcaaggaaatagaaactgcaTAAGCCCTGCCCTTTGCAGCCCGTGATCCAGGACTGAACCCTTCCTTCAGTGCCTCCTCTCAGCCCAGGTCCTCCCCAGAGAGCCCAGACCGCCTGCCCCCTTAGGCATGAGAAATAAAGGCTGCCTCACTCCCTGTTGACTCTGTTGTGGGGCAGAGTCCAGTCACTGTTTGTCCAGCCGGGTCTGTGACCTGCCTCCTGGCGGTTCCTGGAATCATTCTGGCCTTCCTCAACCCCTGGCCAGCCCCCAGGTAGAGGCACAGACGGATGAGGAAATCCtcgatttttattaatttcataacTGGGAAGTTCCACATGAGAGTGAAAGGAAAGTGAGTCCAGTAAGGCGGGGAGTGTGCTCCCAGGGATTCCCCAGCTTGGAAGTGCTGCACAGGACGGGGTTGGAGCTGGGAGCACAGGTGAGTCACGGGGTCTGAGAGTGGAAGTTCAAGAGTAGGAGACAAGACAGATGGCAGGTGCTGGCAGGACAACAGAGGAATCAGTGGCCACAATTAGAGGGGCAAAAAGTTCAAGATCCCCTCCAAGTGCTGCCTCAGCCAGGGCTGCTGGCGAAAGAGACTGATGTGAAAATCTCGTGGTATCTTGCCTTTGGGGGCCCTTTGGCGGGAGTTTTTATTGTTCTTGCCACAGGGGTTGTAGAGACCCCAACTCACTAGACCGacctggaagagagagagaacggggtGGGAAGCTATCACAGCCCCAGCTCCAAGCCTCAACCTCCCCAGTTCCTTCAAAGGCCTCCTTCATCTTCCTGCAAGGCGAAGACCCTTCTCTTCTCACCTGAAAAAACCTGTGTCTCCGTTCCAAGAAAACTGCTCCCCCAGATTCTCCTGTCAGAAAAGGAGGGACACGAAACTGTCATCCAGACTCTCCTTCTTCTCCCATGTCATCAGCGCCATGCATGCTGGCCACGGGGACAGCTGTGGTCTTTCTATCAGGAATTCAGGAGTGGGAATGGGAGGGACTCACCCTTGCAGGGATTGTCATCATTCTCAGTCCCACTGCATAAGAACTGGTCTGTCACCACCTCTCTGACATCCTTCAAGTCAGGGAATGTGATTTTATCTTGGGAGACGGCCTCAATACAGCTTGTCCACTGCAACAGGGGCAGAGCAGGACAGAAGGATGAAATGAGTTGTCCCAGGGGCCAGCAGGCAGATGCTAGGCCAGGAGGAGGGGTGACACAGGGTCAGATGGAGAAAGCAGCCagagctggaggaggaagggacaaAGAGAGACCTTTGGAGAGAGCCACAGGGGTCCCATCCTCCCACGACATCCCAGACCTGAGATCCTCACCTCTGTCCCTGTCTTGAGgttaatgttcatttttttcccactcaAGGCCACAAAATGAGCAGGAATGCTCAGTTTGTTCAGAAGTTCACTTTCTGCATTCAAGGAGAAAGGGATGTGGTGCTGGTCCCCTTACCCAACATCCAGACTCCAGACTGGAGGCTGTAGCACAGTCCAGGTCATCTCTCCTAAGCCCTGGTCCCAGTTCCTCGTGTGCCCTGAGCCCCAGCACTCACCATGGTCTCGGCAGGTGCTGCCTGGGGGTCTCCGCAGAGCCAGATTGGCCTCCACCGTGCAGGGGAGGCAAATGGGCCTGAGGAGAAGGACAAGGGTCACATGGGCCCGTCCTCGGTGTCCCCTCCTGTGGGACTCCCAGAGCACTCTCCCCCAGAGGACGCCCTCTCATTCCAGACTCTAGCACCTGGCATGGGTAGACATCTTCACTTTCTCTGCCAGCTTCAACAGGGCAATGTCATCACCGTAGAACTCTCGGATCCCCTGATCCTTCTTGGCAAAGACGTCAAACCCCGAGGAGATCACCACCTTATCTATACTGAAGTCTTTGCCCCACTGGGACTTAGGATCCCCTGGGAACAATATGGCAGATTAGGCTGGGCCAGGGCTCCTGAAGGTGCCAGGGGCTAGGGGCCAATGGTGAGAGCTCTGACCACAGGGTCGGGAACCTGGTGTGGCCTTACCCACACTGACCCTCCACAGAGAGCTGTTCTCAGCATTGCGGAAGCAGTGAGCAGCCGTCAGGACCCACTGGTCTGAGATGAGAGTCCCCCGGCAGGTCTCCTGGCCCTTAGGCTGCAGGAAAAGAGGTGATATTCAGGGACTGCTATGTCTCTGGACCCTGGCCTCTTCCATCTCTGGGTCCaagccccctccctccttcctggtACCTTAATAGTGACATGCCACGGTGTCCTTTCCTGGACAGAGGCATTGGCTGACATGT
Protein-coding regions in this window:
- the CFB gene encoding complement factor B gives rise to the protein MGSNLSPQLCLIPLVLGLLSGGGSTTPLPGVRPQSSCSLEGVEIKGGFFNLLKKGQALEYVCPSGFYPYPVQARTCRSTGSWSALQTQDQKIVKKAECRAIRCPRPQEFENGEYWPRAPYYNLSDEISFHCYDGYTLRGSANRTCQANGRWDGQTAICDNGAGYCPNPGIPIGTRKVGSQYRLEDSVTYYCSRGLTLRGSQRRTCQEGGSWSGTEPSCQDSFMYDTPEEVAEAFLSSLTETIEGVDAEDGHSPGEQKKRKIVLDPSGSMNIYLVLDGSDSIGIGNFTRAKNCLRDFIEKVASYGVKPKYGLVTYATDPKVWVKVRDENSSDADWVTRTLNKISYEDHKHKGGTNTKKALQEVYNMMSWPANRALESWNRTRHVIILMTDGLHNMGGDPVSVIHEIRDFLNIGRDRKNLREDYLDIYVFGVGPLVNQENINALASKKDKEQHVFKVKDMENLEDVFIQMLDETRTLGLCGMVWEHKAGTDYHKQPWQAKISVTRPSKGHESCMGAVVSEYFVLTAAHCFTVHDEAHSIKVSVGGRRQDLDIEEVLFHPDYSINRKKEKGINEFYDYDVALIKLRQKLTYDQTVRPICIPCTERTNQALRLPLSTTCQQQMQELLPAKDIKAMFVSELLKDSKKMLVRKEVYIKNGDKKASCERDARFAPGYEKVKDISEVVTPRFLCTGGVDPYADPNTCKGDSGGPLIIHKRNRFIQIGVISWGVVDVCKNQKRWQEVPTHARDFHVNLFQVLPWLKDKLKDEDLDFL
- the C2 gene encoding complement C2 isoform X2, whose protein sequence is MGPGAEQSPYAASPTPMTFPRMWAPPWAPRSPTCLEPPIPPRRKQIFSFEINVSVAIITFASNPKVIMSVLYDNSRDVTEVINSLNNVNYKDHENGTGTNTYAALNSVHIMMNNQMQRLGMKTAAWQEIRHAIILLTDGKSNMGGSPKLAVDNIKEILNINQQRSDYLDIYAIGVGKLDVDWRELNELGSKKDGERHAFILQDTEALYQVFEHMLDVSQLTHTICGVGNMSANASVQERTPWHVTIKPKGQETCRGTLISDQWVLTAAHCFRNAENSSLWRVSVGDPKSQWGKDFSIDKVVISSGFDVFAKKDQGIREFYGDDIALLKLAEKVKMSTHARPICLPCTVEANLALRRPPGSTCRDHESELLNKLSIPAHFVALSGKKMNINLKTGTEWTSCIEAVSQDKITFPDLKDVREVVTDQFLCSGTENDDNPCKGESGGAVFLERRHRFFQVGLVSWGLYNPCGKNNKNSRQRAPKGKIPRDFHISLFRQQPWLRQHLEGILNFLPL